One Tunturibacter gelidoferens genomic region harbors:
- a CDS encoding cupredoxin domain-containing protein, with product MELPVSAKVFMVGIFTLGALALSGFTAASDAPKTVIVSVKRYAYEPSEITLRKGEPVIIELKTQDVAHGVKFKELNLTTRIDKGKTAELAFTPTQTGDFVGHCSVFCGSGHGSMTLTLHVTE from the coding sequence ATGGAACTACCGGTCTCGGCAAAAGTGTTCATGGTTGGCATATTCACTCTTGGCGCTTTAGCACTGTCTGGATTCACCGCAGCCTCGGATGCACCAAAGACAGTTATTGTTTCAGTAAAGCGGTATGCGTATGAGCCGTCAGAGATCACCTTGAGAAAGGGCGAGCCGGTCATCATCGAACTAAAAACTCAGGACGTCGCTCATGGTGTCAAATTCAAAGAATTGAACCTTACCACCAGGATTGACAAAGGGAAAACTGCGGAGCTCGCTTTCACGCCAACCCAGACCGGAGATTTTGTAGGCCACTGTTCAGTGTTTTGCGGGTCCGGGCACGGCTCGATGACCTTAACTCTTCATGTGACAGAATGA